The genomic interval GGTGGCTCGGTGCATCAGACCGGCCCCGCCGAATGGCAGGCACGGATCGGCAAGATAGCGGTCGTGGTAGGCGGCTAGCGGGGGCCCAGGCTGGCGTGGGCTAGCCAGTCGGTAACCAAAAGCCGATCTGGTGAGGCTGCTTAAGTCCGGGGAGCGGCCGGTTGGGGGGCGGCGGAGGATAGGAAATCTAGCTGCACGGGTGGTCACGGGCGGCCGGCGTGGCAGGTACGCTACTGGCGTTGGACGGCCGGAGACCAGCTCGCGTCCGGGCCGAGCGGGACGGACGGGGATCAGGCCGCCGTCTGGGCGGGGCCGAGCGGGCGAGCGGCGGTTGGCGGCGGGGTTTTCCGGGGGAGCAACTGTGTTTCAGGTCAAGTGGTTTTCCCATGAGCAGGATCCCAGTGCGCCTGATCGCGCAGCATGGCGTTGAGGATCGTCAGAAGCTTACGCATGCACGCCACGAGGGCGACCTTGGCGACCTTGCCGGCCTCTCGCAGTCGGGTATAGAACCCCTTCAGAATCGGGTTGTAACGCACCGCTGAGAGGGTGGCCAGATACAGCACGTGACGAACGGACGCCCGTCCACCCCACACGCACCGTCTCCCGCGCCGGGTGCCGCTGTCACGATTGAGTGGCGCGACGCCGACCAGGGCGGCGATTTGCTTGCGGTTGAGTTGGCCCAATTCGGGCAAACAGGCGATCAAGGTCAGGATGGTGACGTCCCCGAGCCCCTTGACCTCGCCCAACAGTTCGGCCTTGGCCTGCCAGGCGGGGGAGGCTTCCACCGCCTCGCGCAAGCCCTGCTCGGTGGCCTTCAGGCGCTGTTGCAACCCGTCGATGTGGGTCTGGATGTCCAGGCGCACGGCGGCATTGTGGGCGGCGTGCAGACGGTTTTTCTCCATCGTCAGCATCTCGACCCGTTGCCGGCGGCGCGCCAACAGGTCCGTCAAGGCCAAGGCGTCGGCCTCGGGCAGCGCCCGTGGCGTCGGCGCGATGGCCTGGGCAAAGCGCGCGAGGACGCGCGCATCGAGACGATCCGACTTGGCCAGGTAGCCGCAGGCTTGCGCAAAGCGACGGACCTGACGCGGATTGACCACCGCCACCGGCAAGGGTGCGACCAGCAGTTCGGCGACCAGGGTGCGTTCGAGCCCACCCGTCGCTTCCAACACGACCAGACGCGGTTGCCGGGGTTGCAGGGTCTCAATCAAGCGTCGGATGCCGTCCGGATCATGCTCGACCGAGAACGCTTGCTCGGGAAACGAAACGTACACATCCAACGTCGACTTCGAGACGTCGACGCCAACCCAACATGTCTCGGAATTCATGGTCATGCCTCTCAATACCCAGCCATGCAGAATCGGGCTTTCCGCCCTGGCAACTGTTCGGGTTGTTGAGGAAAAAACCCCGCATCGACCCACGCTCTCCCACGCTCTCGGAATCAGAGGGGTGACGGTCTGATGCGGGTAAATTCATCTTACAAGGGGTGCATGGGGCGGCGTGTCAGCGCCGGGCGCCGGCGACGCCGGGTTTACCACGGCGCTTGCTGGTCGCAGACGCCAGGGCCGCGCGCTGGTTGAGCAACTCCAGGGGCGTGAGCGAACGCGCCGTGTGCCCGTCGTCGTGCCGAGGCTGGGGCCGGCGGTAGCGGACTTGCCGCGGATTGCCTGTGCGATGCGGTCGAGGGCAAACGGCGGGCGGGCTGAACCGAGGTTTGTCATCGGAACGAGCACTTCCGAATATCCGGTCGCGGGCGCCCTGGTCATTGACGACCTCGCGGTTACCCAGGACCCCAAGCAGGGGCGCAGCCCTTGGCGACTTCCGCACCGGTGGAGTGTGCGGACAGCTGGAAGATCGATCAGGGCGTTCGCGGCATCTCTTCCTACAACCCTCCAGAGGCGCCTGACTACCAGCTATTTTTATGTCCCGAGCCGCATCGCGACACCAAGGTCGGCGTGATGGCTCCAACCATCTTGACGTCGGGGCCCACCGCACTAGGCCCCACCGTAAGGGCATAAAAAAACCCCGCCTTTTCGGGGCGGGTCCGGGTCTCTGGTGGTCCCGTGTGGCACGGTAAGATCGATGTTTGGTGGAGCCGAGGGGGATCGAACCCCTGACCTATGCATTGCGAACGCATCGCTCTCCCAGCTGAGCTACGGCCCCAAGAATCGGATTTTGGGTCGCTGGGGATGAGTTCTGGCCCGGTGGTGGCCCTGAACTTCCGAGGGTGGGAATTGTAGCACCATAGGACCGGCTTCTGACAAGCGATCACAACTTGGCCCTCGGGCCGGAGCCGCCGGATCCATGGAAGACCGGGGGCTGGAAATTCGCATCAAATGGTTTAATCTTAGTTAGAGTCCCTCGCAACGTTCGGGTTCTGGAGGGGATCTGGACTCGACCACCAACCAAAATCGGCCAGTTCCGGGATGTCCTTCTGCGGCAAGCCGGTAGGTTAGGAAGTCGTTTTCCAGGGTAGGGCAGAAATTTGATTTCCACCAACTTACATAAAGCCATCCCTAAGTAGGATGGAGGAGTTAGCCATCATGTCTTCAATGCAGATCGCCGGTCGTCATCTGGCGGTGGACCGCAAGGGTTTTCTAGCTAGTTTCGATGCTTGGGATCGTGAAGTGGCGGAGGCCATGGCCGCCGAGCAGGATTTAATTCTGACCCCTCGCCATTGGGTGGTTATTGAGTATTTGCGGGATTACTATGAGGAATTTGGGCATCCACCCTCGCCTAAACTGGTCATCCGGGCCATTGGGGATGAAATTAGTCCCCATGTTCCTTGCACTCGGCGCACCCTGGAGGGGCTTTTCCCCGCGGGTGGTTGCAAACAGGCTTGCCGCATTGCCGGTCTGCCGGATTATTACTGCCATTCCTGCTGATTGCCCCTCTCCTGCTAGGGCCTGAACTCGCGGCGGCCTGGGTCTCGTATCCCGGCCGCCGGGAGGGTCCCCTAAAGGCCGCTACCGCCTAATGCTGGAGCACAAGTTCCAGTACCACCTTGCTGCCAAAGTAAGCCAGTATGAGGGTCACGAACCCGCTTAAGGTCCAGATGATGGCTGTCTTGCCCCGCCAGCCGTAGCGGAAGCGACCTATGAGCAGGCTGCCGAACATCAGCCAGGCGAGCGTCGAGAGGACGGTTTTGTGAACCAGGTGCTGGGCGAACATGTCTTCCAGGAAGAAAAATCCGCTCATGAGGGCCAGAGTCAGAAGGGCAAAGCCTGCGCCTATCATCTCAAAGAGCATGCTTTCCATGGTCTGCAGCGGAGGTAAGGCACGGGTGATGCCGCCGGTTTGACGCCCGCGCAGATGATGGTCCTGAATCGCCAGCAGGATAGCCTGAACGCTGGCCAGGGTTAGCAGGCTGTAGGCCAGCATGGAGATGAGCACGTGGATCTTGATGTTCCATCCCAAGGCCGGTCGCATGAAGTCCGGGCTCGGAAAGCTTGCTTCCAGTGCCAATGTCAAGGCCGCCACGGGTAGGAGCACCAGGCCCAGATTTTCCACGGGCTTGGTGAGGCTGGAGATGAGAAACAGGGCAATGATGGTCCAGGATGTTAGAACCAGGGCATTGAAAAAGCCAAGATTAAGACCCGGTTGGCTGAAAATGCCATCGTAGAGAAGCCAGGCATGAAGTAACAGCCCTGCAAAGACAAGCCATAAGGCGAGGATGCGGGGGGGCGGGTTGGGATGCCGGCGGCCGAGCAAGCGCCACCCGATCAGGCCCGTGGCGGCGAGATAAAGGACGATGGCGGTCAGGGCAAAGTAGAGATGATTCATGGAAGTGGATAATCGCATAAAGACGGCGCGTGGGAAACGATGCCGGCGGAGTGCCTGATCAGTCGCACCTTGATCTGATACGCGAGGTCAATCATCCGCCCGGGAAGTCCCTGCATTATACTGGACTGGTTCTACCGCCCACGGGCCTTGCAGGTCCATTACCACTCTTTTTTCCTGTTCGAGGAAGACCATGTTCGAAAATCTGCAGGAGCGCCTCGGACGCGCCCTCGACAATCTCCGTGGCCGGGGTCGCCTGACCGAGGACAACATCAAGGACTCCTTGCGCGAGGTCCGTATGGCCTTGCTGGAGGCCGATGTGGCCTTGCCGGTGGTGCGTGCCTTTGTTGACCGGGTCCGCGACAAAGCGATGGGCGAGGAGGTGGCGCGCAGCCTGACCCCGGGCCAAGTCCTGATTAAGATTGTCAACGACGAGTTAGTCGAACTCATGGGTTCGGCCAACGAGGTCCTGAATCTGGCGGCGCAGCCGCCGGCGGTCGTGCTGGTGGCGGGCCTTCAGGGTTCGGGCAAGACCACCAGTGTGGCCAAACTCGCCCGCTGGCTCCAGGAGAAACAGAAAAAGAAGGTCATGGTGGTCAGTTGCGACGTCTATCGGCCGGCGGCCATTGACCAGTTGCGGACGCTGGCGGCGGAGGTGGGCGCGGAATTCTTCCCCAGCCAGGGTGACCAGGATCCGGTGCACATCGCCCGGTTGGCCCTGGACTCGGCCCGCAAACACTTTAAGGATGTCCTCCTCGTCGATACCGCGGGACGGTTGCACGTCGATCAGGCCATGATGGAGGAGATCCAGCGGCTGCACGCGGCGGTCAAGCCCATCGAAACCCTCTTCGTCGTGGATGCCATGACTGGCCAGGATGCGGCCAATACTGCCAAGGCCTTCGATGCCGCCCTGCCGCTCACGGGCGTTATCCTCACCAAGACCGATGGCGACGCCCGTGGCGGCGCTGCCCTGTCCATCCGTTACATCACGGGTAAGCCCATCAAGTTCCTGGGTGTTGGCGAGAAGACGTCGGCGCTTGAGCCCTTTCATCCAGATCGCGTCGCCTCGCGCATCCTGGGCATGGGGGATGTCCTGTCGTTGGTCGAGGAGGTGCAGGGCAAGATCGACCACCAGAAGGCGGAGCTGCTGGTCAAAAAGATCCAGAAGGGCAAGGATTTTGATCTGGCGGATTTCCGCGACCAGTTGACGCAGATGGCGAGCATGGGAGGTATGGCCGGGCTCATGGACAAGCTGCCTGGCATGGGCCAGGTGCCGGAACATCTCAAACAGCAAGTGAACGACAAGGAGTTGAAGCGGCTTGTGGCCATGATCAATTCCATGACCCCTCACGAGCGGGCCTTTCCCGCTCTCATCAGGGGCGCGCGCAAGCGACGCATCGCCATGGGTTCGGGGACCCAGATCCAGGATATCAATCGCCTACTCAAGCAGTTCACTATCATGCAAAAGACCATGAAAAAGATGAAGGGCGGCGGCATGGCGCGGATGATGCGGTCCCTGTCGGGTCGGCTTCCGGGCATGGGGATGCCGGGGAGGATGCCCTTTTGATGGTCTTGCCAGGCCGATTAGAGCCCTTAGGCGATTTTGGCGCTTTTCATTTTTCCATTTTCAAGTAAAATGCCGTGTTTTCCTGTGCCCCGAATGGTGCCGGGAGACCGATTCTGGAACCCAATCAGGACTAACCATGGTCACGATTCGTTTGTCGCGGGGCGGCGCCAAGAAGCGCCCCTTTTATCAAGTCGTCGTCGCCGACGTCCGTTGTCGCCGAGATGGGCGCTATATTGAACGTATTGGCTTTTTCAATCCCATTGCCGTTGGCGGCGAGGTCAGGGTGCGTCTGGATCGCGAGCGCGCCGACTACTGGATTTCCCAGGGCGCCAAGCCCACCGAGCGCGTTGCGGAGTTGTTGAAGCAAGTATCCAAAGAGGCCGCGAGCTTGCCGGCGGCCACGGGCGTTCAGGCCGTCGTCGCTTCCTGATTCCGCTGACGGCGAGCAGGTCTCGGGCCTTTTTGCCCCAGGAATCAAAACGCCATGGCGGATGACCGTGCCCTAGTCGTGGGACGCATTTCCGGAATTTACGGGGTGCATGGGTTGGTCAAGATCTTCTCCGAGACGGACCCTAAGGAAGCCATTCTGGGCTATAACCCCTGGCTCTTGGGTGATAAGGCCGAGGTGCGAACCGCGGTCGAGGGTCGGCGGCATGGCAAGGGTCTGGTTGCGCGGATTGTCGGTTGTGAAGACCGGGAGCAAGCGGCGGTTCTGGTTGGACAGAACATCTCGGTCAGCCGGGATCAATTGCCTCCGCCGGGCGAGGACGAATTCTACTGGGCCGATCTGGAGGGTTTGGCCGTGGAGACCCTGGAAGGGGTGCCTCTGGGCAAGGTCCATCATCTCTTCGCGACCGCCGGCAACGATGTCCTGGCGGTGCGCGGGGATCGCGAGCGCCTGATACCCTTTATTTGGGGTGAAGTGGTCACGGAAGTGGACTTGGAGAGGAAGTTGATGCGGGTCGCTTGGGACCCGGATTTCTAGCCGCGGTCCGGCGGCGTGCGCTTTGATGTCATTAGCCTCTTCCCGGCCATGTTCCGGGCCTTGGAGGATGAGGGGGTCGTAGCGCGGGCGCTGGCACAGGGAATTGCCGAGCTTCATTTGTGGAATCCGCGCGATTACGCGCTGGATCCCCATCATACCGTCGATGACCGGCCCTATGGGGGCGGTCCTGGCATGGTGATGAAGGTGGCGCCCTTGAGATCAGCCCTGGAGGCCGCGCGGGCCGAGGCGCCGCAAAGTCGGGTGGCCTATCTCAGTCCCCAGGGCCGGCTCCTGGATCAAGGCGAGATGGCGGCCATTGCCCAGGCCAGCGGCTGGATACTGATCGCCGGCCGTTACGAAGGCATTGATGAGCGCCTCATCGATGACTGGGTGGACGAGGAGTGGTCCATCGGCGACTATGTGTTAAGTGGCGGCGAGTTACCGGCCATGGTGGTCATGGACGCTGTCATCCGCCTGTTGCCGGGGGCCCTGGGTCACGTGGACTCGGCTCGGGAAGATTCGTATGTGGATGGTCTGCTGGATCATCCCCACTACACCAGACCGTCGGAGATCGACGGCCGGTCAGTCCCGTCGGTGCTGCTGAGTGGCGACCATGGGGCTATCGAACGTTGGCGGCTCGGGCAGGCATTGGGCAGAACCTGGCTGCGCCGTCCCGATTTATTGCAGCGTCGTTCCCTGAGTAAAGTGGAACAGGCATTGCTGGATCAGTTTATCCTCGCGCATCAAGACGCCGGGTGAGAACAGGAGCGAAAGAGCATGAATATCATCGAGGAACTCGAAAAAGAACAAATGGGCCGCGTGGTCCCCGATTTCGCCCCCGGAGACACCGTGGTGGTGCAAGTCAAGGTTAAGGAGGGTGCTCGCGAGCGACTTCAGGCCTTCGAGGGTGTCGTCATCGCCAAGCGTAATCGCGGTTTGAACTCGGCCTTCACCGTGCGAAAAATCTCTCATGGCGAAGGCGTGGAGCGGGTATTCCAGACCTACAGCCCCGTGGTGGACTCCATCCAGGTGAAGCGTCGTGGTGATGTACGTCGCGCCAAGCTCTACTATTTGCGTGGACGTACTGGCAAGGCTGCCCGTATCAAAGAGAAGATTTAATCTCCAAGGCACCCTAACCGCGAGTGCGGGGAGGATGCTCGCGCCTTCTCCGGCTTTTGCTCTTTCAGGGATGGAATCCCTGGCGTTGCGTTGATATTTGGCAACCTGGCCAGGATCAGGTGGTCAGGGGTCGGAGCGGAGCTGGAGCTTGAGCAAGACCTTCTACTGGCATGACTACGAGACTTGGGGTGCGGATCAACGCCGGGATCGCCCCTGCCAGTTCGCCGGGCTGCGTACTGACGAGGATCTCAACCCGGTTGGCGAGCCGTTAATCCTCTTTTGCCGCCCCGCGGACGATCTGCTTCCCCATCCCGATGCGTGCCTGCTGACAGGCGTCAGCCCCCAGCGCGCTTGGCGCGAGGGGGTGCCCGAGGCGGATTTCGCCGCCGCTATCGAACGTGAACTGGCCAAGCCCGGTACCTGTGGGGTGGGCTACAACAGCATCCGCTTCGACGATGAAATTACCCGTAACCTCTTCTACCGTAATTTTATCGACCCCTATCCCCGCGAGTGGCAAAACGGCAACTCACGCTGGGACATCATCGATGTCCTGCGCCTGGCTCATGCCCTGCGGCCCGAGGGCATCCACTGGCCAGCCAGCGGGGAAGGCGTCACTTCCTTCCGACTAGAACATCTGACCTTTGCCAACGGTATTGAGCATGCTCAGGCCCACGACGCCTTGGCTGATGTGCGCGCCACCCTTCAGCTAGCGGCCCTGCTCAAGACTCATCAGCCGCGCCTCTTTGCCTATGCCTTGAGTTTGCGGGAGCGGGGCAAGTTGGAGGAGTTGGTGGCCAAGGGCGAGCCCTTTCTACATGTCTCCAGCCGCTACCCGGCCCGGCTTGGCTGTATTGCCCCGGTGTTGCCGATCTCCCGTCATCCCCGCTTCCGCAATGGCGTGATTTGCTACGACCTGCGATATGGACCCGAGCCCCTGCTGAGCCTGTCCGTAGAGGCCATGCGCGAACGCCTCTTTACGCCCCTTAAGGATCTACCGGAAGGGATGGAGCGTATCCCCCTCAAAACCATCCATGTCAATCATGCCCCGATGGTGGCGCCCCTGGCGACTCTAACCGCGCTGGCATCGGATCGATGGGGTATTGACCTGTCTCAGGTCGAGCGTCATGCCAAGCTGCTGGGCTCTGCCTCGGACTTCGCCTCAAAGGTGCGACAGGTGCATCTGATTGGAGAGTGGCCGGTTGAAACCGACCCTGATCTCATGATCTATGCGGGCGGCTTTTTTTCGGATGCGGATCGGCGCCAGATGGACCAGTTGCGCCAACTACCGCCCCAGGCCCTGGCGCATACCAAATTGCACTTCAGGGATCCCCGCCTAGAGACTATGCTCTTTCGCTATCGCGCCCGTAATTGGCCGGAAACCCTAAGCCAGGAGGAGCGGGAGGAATGGGACACCTGGCGCTTCCAGCGGTTAACCAACCCGAAAGCGGGTGCCAGTATCGTCTTAAAGGATTACCAAGAGCGACTCGCTGCTCTCCGAGCAGAGTTTGGACATGATTCCGATCGGTTGGCCTTGATCAGCGAGTTAGCGAATTGGTCATCCCATCTCTTCGGTCAGTCGCTGGTATGCGTGTGAAGGTAGTACTTATAGGGTTGGACCCGCGGTGGACAGCCCCCCCCGCGATCCTGCCAAGGCCTGAACCCCTCCTGAATTTCTTCTTGACAGTCCCGCGTCACATCCTGAGAATGCGCAGCTTCCCGTCGGGTCCAGGGTGGACCGGGAGTTCAGAGCGGGAGCGCCACCGTAGATTTGGCGTCAGGGTCGAGGGGGAGTGCGCCGGACGCGCGCGCCGCCGTCAGCACCGAGGGCTTGACAGTCCCCCGCCACCCTGTACAATAGGCGGTCTTCCCTGAGGGAAGCGTTACCAGCCGGTAACCAGTTCATTAACAAACTGTTCGGATAACTTGTGTGGGTGCTTCGTTGGCGCCGAGTAATCGGCCTAACCGACGGAGCATCTTTGAAAAAAGATCAACTGTCGAGCAAAGGATAAGCTCTCGCAAGAGAGCAAGTCATGAACTGAAGAGTTTGATCCTGGCTCAGATTGAACGCTGGCGGCATGCTTAACACATGCAAGTCGAACGCGAACGGGCTTCGGCCCAAGTAGAGTGGCGGACGGGTGAGTAATGCGTGGGAATCTACCCTCGAGCGGGGGACAACCCGGGGAAACCCGGGCTAATACCGCATACGTCCTACGGGAGAAAGCGGGCCTCTACACTATGCTCGCACTCGAGGATGAGCCCACGTCCGATTAGCTAGTTGGTAGGGTAAAGGCCTACCAAGGCCACGATCGGTAGCTGGTCTGAGAGGATGATCAGCCACACTGGGACTGAGACACGGCCCAGACTCCTACGGGAGGCAGCAGTGGGGAATATTGGACAATGGGCGCAAGCCTGATCCAGCAATGCCGCGTGTGTGAAGAAGGCCTGCGGGTTGTAAAGCACTTTCAGTGGGGAAGAACGGGTTCGGGCTAATACCCCGCATCACTGACGTTACCCACAGAAGAAGCACCGGCTAACTCCGTGCCAGCAGCCGCGGTAATACGGAGGGTGCAAGCGTTAATCGGAATCACTGGGCGTAAAGCGCACGTAGGCGGCACGTTAAGTCAGATGTGAAACCCCTGGGCTCAACCTGGGAATGGCATTTGATACTAGCGCGCTCGAGTCTGATAGAGGGGGGTGGAATTCCAGGTGTAGCGGTGAAATGCGTAGATATCTGGAGGAACACCGGTGGCGAAGGCGGCCCCCTGGATCATGACTGACGCTGAGGTGCGAAAGCGTGGGTAGCAAACAGGATTAGATACCCTGGTAGTCCACGCCGTAAACGATGTCGACTAGCCGTGCGGTCCATTTAAGGATTGCGTGGCGCAGCCAACGCGATAAGTCGACCGCCTGGGGAGTACGGCCGCAAGGTTAAAACTCAAAGGAATTGACGGGGGCCCGCACAAGCGGTGGAGCATGTGGTTTAATTCGATGCAACGCGAAGAACCTTACCAGCCCTTGACATCCTCGGAATCCTGCGGAGACGCGGGAGTGCCTTCGGGAGCCGAGAGACAGGTGCTGCATGGCTGTCGTCAGCTCGTGTCGTGAGATGTTGGGTTAAGTCCCGTAACGAGCGCAACCCTTGTCCTTAGTTGCCAGCGCGTCATGGCGGGAACTCTAAGGAGACTGCCGGTGATAAACCGGAGGAAGGTGGGGATGACGTCAAGTCATCATGGCCCTTATGGGCTGGGCTACACACGTGCTACAATGGTCGGTACAAAGGGCTGCAACCCCGCGAGGGTGAGCCAATCCCAAAAAACCGATCGTAGTCCGGATTGCAGTCTGCAACTCGACTGCATGAAGTCGGAATCGC from Chromatiaceae bacterium carries:
- a CDS encoding IS110 family transposase, with protein sequence MNSETCWVGVDVSKSTLDVYVSFPEQAFSVEHDPDGIRRLIETLQPRQPRLVVLEATGGLERTLVAELLVAPLPVAVVNPRQVRRFAQACGYLAKSDRLDARVLARFAQAIAPTPRALPEADALALTDLLARRRQRVEMLTMEKNRLHAAHNAAVRLDIQTHIDGLQQRLKATEQGLREAVEASPAWQAKAELLGEVKGLGDVTILTLIACLPELGQLNRKQIAALVGVAPLNRDSGTRRGRRCVWGGRASVRHVLYLATLSAVRYNPILKGFYTRLREAGKVAKVALVACMRKLLTILNAMLRDQAHWDPAHGKTT
- a CDS encoding TusE/DsrC/DsvC family sulfur relay protein, giving the protein MSSMQIAGRHLAVDRKGFLASFDAWDREVAEAMAAEQDLILTPRHWVVIEYLRDYYEEFGHPPSPKLVIRAIGDEISPHVPCTRRTLEGLFPAGGCKQACRIAGLPDYYCHSC
- the ccsA gene encoding cytochrome c biogenesis protein CcsA; protein product: MNHLYFALTAIVLYLAATGLIGWRLLGRRHPNPPPRILALWLVFAGLLLHAWLLYDGIFSQPGLNLGFFNALVLTSWTIIALFLISSLTKPVENLGLVLLPVAALTLALEASFPSPDFMRPALGWNIKIHVLISMLAYSLLTLASVQAILLAIQDHHLRGRQTGGITRALPPLQTMESMLFEMIGAGFALLTLALMSGFFFLEDMFAQHLVHKTVLSTLAWLMFGSLLIGRFRYGWRGKTAIIWTLSGFVTLILAYFGSKVVLELVLQH
- the ffh gene encoding signal recognition particle protein, with protein sequence MFENLQERLGRALDNLRGRGRLTEDNIKDSLREVRMALLEADVALPVVRAFVDRVRDKAMGEEVARSLTPGQVLIKIVNDELVELMGSANEVLNLAAQPPAVVLVAGLQGSGKTTSVAKLARWLQEKQKKKVMVVSCDVYRPAAIDQLRTLAAEVGAEFFPSQGDQDPVHIARLALDSARKHFKDVLLVDTAGRLHVDQAMMEEIQRLHAAVKPIETLFVVDAMTGQDAANTAKAFDAALPLTGVILTKTDGDARGGAALSIRYITGKPIKFLGVGEKTSALEPFHPDRVASRILGMGDVLSLVEEVQGKIDHQKAELLVKKIQKGKDFDLADFRDQLTQMASMGGMAGLMDKLPGMGQVPEHLKQQVNDKELKRLVAMINSMTPHERAFPALIRGARKRRIAMGSGTQIQDINRLLKQFTIMQKTMKKMKGGGMARMMRSLSGRLPGMGMPGRMPF
- the rpsP gene encoding 30S ribosomal protein S16, with protein sequence MVTIRLSRGGAKKRPFYQVVVADVRCRRDGRYIERIGFFNPIAVGGEVRVRLDRERADYWISQGAKPTERVAELLKQVSKEAASLPAATGVQAVVAS
- the rimM gene encoding ribosome maturation factor RimM; this encodes MADDRALVVGRISGIYGVHGLVKIFSETDPKEAILGYNPWLLGDKAEVRTAVEGRRHGKGLVARIVGCEDREQAAVLVGQNISVSRDQLPPPGEDEFYWADLEGLAVETLEGVPLGKVHHLFATAGNDVLAVRGDRERLIPFIWGEVVTEVDLERKLMRVAWDPDF
- the trmD gene encoding tRNA (guanosine(37)-N1)-methyltransferase TrmD, encoding MRFDVISLFPAMFRALEDEGVVARALAQGIAELHLWNPRDYALDPHHTVDDRPYGGGPGMVMKVAPLRSALEAARAEAPQSRVAYLSPQGRLLDQGEMAAIAQASGWILIAGRYEGIDERLIDDWVDEEWSIGDYVLSGGELPAMVVMDAVIRLLPGALGHVDSAREDSYVDGLLDHPHYTRPSEIDGRSVPSVLLSGDHGAIERWRLGQALGRTWLRRPDLLQRRSLSKVEQALLDQFILAHQDAG
- the rplS gene encoding 50S ribosomal protein L19, which codes for MNIIEELEKEQMGRVVPDFAPGDTVVVQVKVKEGARERLQAFEGVVIAKRNRGLNSAFTVRKISHGEGVERVFQTYSPVVDSIQVKRRGDVRRAKLYYLRGRTGKAARIKEKI
- the sbcB gene encoding exodeoxyribonuclease I: MSKTFYWHDYETWGADQRRDRPCQFAGLRTDEDLNPVGEPLILFCRPADDLLPHPDACLLTGVSPQRAWREGVPEADFAAAIERELAKPGTCGVGYNSIRFDDEITRNLFYRNFIDPYPREWQNGNSRWDIIDVLRLAHALRPEGIHWPASGEGVTSFRLEHLTFANGIEHAQAHDALADVRATLQLAALLKTHQPRLFAYALSLRERGKLEELVAKGEPFLHVSSRYPARLGCIAPVLPISRHPRFRNGVICYDLRYGPEPLLSLSVEAMRERLFTPLKDLPEGMERIPLKTIHVNHAPMVAPLATLTALASDRWGIDLSQVERHAKLLGSASDFASKVRQVHLIGEWPVETDPDLMIYAGGFFSDADRRQMDQLRQLPPQALAHTKLHFRDPRLETMLFRYRARNWPETLSQEEREEWDTWRFQRLTNPKAGASIVLKDYQERLAALRAEFGHDSDRLALISELANWSSHLFGQSLVCV